One genomic window of Dehalococcoidales bacterium includes the following:
- the trpD gene encoding anthranilate phosphoribosyltransferase — MIREAISKLISGESLGMEEAAAVMEEIMQGEATPAQLAAFVTALRIKGETVDEIAGLAQVMRSKAVRVVASGPVLDIVGTGGDNANTFNISTAAAFVAAGTGLKVAKHGNRAMSSQCGSADVLEALGVKIDLDAAQVERCLEEVGIGFMFAPVFHPAMKHASAPRREIGIRTVFNILGPLTNPAGAEYQVLGVADESLLEKMTAVLKRLGCHHVLVVHGEDGIDEMTITGKTDICELKDNGINSYTVTPEDFGLSRASRTSLKGGTASENAELLLQTLSGNPGPQRDAVVLNAAAGLIASDHAATFKEGIALAGEAIDSGHAREKLERLVELSQSLGRGEANDS, encoded by the coding sequence GTGATTAGAGAAGCTATCTCGAAGCTGATATCAGGGGAATCGCTGGGCATGGAGGAAGCGGCAGCGGTGATGGAAGAGATAATGCAGGGTGAGGCCACCCCCGCCCAGCTTGCCGCCTTTGTTACCGCCCTGAGGATAAAAGGAGAAACGGTAGATGAAATTGCCGGTCTGGCACAGGTGATGCGGTCTAAGGCAGTTCGGGTGGTAGCCAGCGGACCGGTGCTCGATATCGTCGGCACCGGCGGGGATAACGCCAACACCTTCAACATCTCCACGGCGGCTGCCTTTGTGGCTGCCGGTACCGGGCTCAAGGTAGCTAAACACGGCAACCGTGCCATGAGCAGCCAGTGCGGTAGTGCCGACGTGCTGGAGGCCCTGGGGGTTAAGATAGACCTCGATGCCGCTCAGGTGGAGAGGTGCCTGGAGGAGGTGGGCATCGGCTTTATGTTCGCCCCCGTCTTCCACCCCGCTATGAAACACGCCTCAGCCCCCCGGCGTGAGATTGGCATCCGCACTGTATTCAATATACTGGGCCCGCTAACGAACCCGGCGGGGGCAGAATATCAAGTGCTGGGGGTGGCTGATGAGTCTCTGCTGGAAAAGATGACTGCCGTCCTCAAGCGGCTGGGCTGCCACCACGTGCTGGTTGTTCACGGCGAGGATGGCATAGACGAGATGACCATCACCGGAAAGACTGACATCTGCGAGCTCAAGGATAACGGCATCAACAGCTACACCGTAACCCCGGAAGATTTCGGGTTATCCAGAGCCAGCCGGACAAGCCTGAAGGGCGGTACCGCCAGTGAGAACGCCGAACTGCTGTTGCAGACATTGTCCGGCAATCCAGGCCCTCAGCGGGATGCAGTGGTGCTTAACGCCGCCGCTGGTCTCATAGCCAGCGACCATGCCGCTACCTTCAAGGAGGGGATAGCGCTGGCCGGGGAGGCAATAGACAGTGGCCATGCCCGCGAAAAACTGGAAAGGCTGGTTGAGCTCAGCCAGAGCCTCGGTCGAGGTGAAGCTAATGATTCTTGA
- a CDS encoding aminodeoxychorismate/anthranilate synthase component II, giving the protein MLLLIDNYDSFTYNLFQYFSELGEEVLVVRNDKTTTAEIERLNPERIVISPGPSVPERAGISNEVIHHFGNRLPILGICLGNQCIGFSYGGIIEQAGKIMHGKSSLIHHNGEGVFAGLPNPLTAIRYHSLVVRREGLPDCLEVTAWTDDDTIMGLRHRHYPVAGIQFHPESFMTEAGKELLHNFLNVTGVKSD; this is encoded by the coding sequence ATGCTGCTACTGATTGATAACTACGACAGCTTCACCTACAACCTCTTCCAGTACTTCAGCGAACTGGGGGAGGAGGTATTGGTAGTACGCAACGACAAGACCACCACCGCTGAGATTGAGCGGCTGAATCCGGAGCGGATTGTCATATCGCCCGGCCCCTCGGTACCGGAGAGGGCCGGCATCTCCAACGAGGTCATCCACCACTTTGGCAACCGGCTGCCCATCCTTGGCATCTGCTTGGGGAACCAGTGCATCGGCTTCAGCTACGGCGGCATCATAGAGCAGGCAGGCAAAATTATGCATGGCAAGTCATCTCTCATCCACCACAATGGGGAGGGAGTATTTGCCGGGCTACCCAACCCCCTCACTGCCATCCGCTATCACTCGCTGGTGGTGCGGCGGGAGGGGCTACCGGACTGCCTGGAGGTAACCGCCTGGACAGACGACGACACCATAATGGGACTAAGGCACCGCCACTACCCTGTGGCGGGGATCCAGTTCCACCCCGAATCTTTCATGACCGAGGCAGGCAAAGAGCTGCTACATAATTTCCTTAATGTCACGGGGGTTAAAAGTGATTAG
- the trpE gene encoding anthranilate synthase component I: MYYPTLEEVKSFEPQNGNLVPVCREIVADLETPVSAFLKINRGGYSFLLESVEGGERVARYSFIGTDPYRVLTTRGEDGTDPLLSLAGELEKYKVVPVNGLPRFCGGAVGYLSYETVTRFEELPSPTADPLGLPESLFMLVDTMLAFDHATHKIKVISYVFLDSPDIETAYRQAVEKIDSLVDRLKTPLLPGQAELKPVARGKGLSSNMSRGDFEDKVRLIKEYITAGEAIQVVLSQRLKQPTRANPFDIYRALRTINPSPYMFFLDFKDFHIIGASPEILVRVEDGAVMTRPLAGTRPRGKDPAEDDRLDKELRSDEKERAEHIMLVDLGRNDIGRVSQPGTVEVSDLMDVERYSHVMHLVSHVQGQLRGDMTPLDALRACFPAGTVSGAPKIRAMEIIAELETEKRGPYAGAVGYLSFSGNMDMAIAIRTMVVNRGIAYTQAGCGVVYDSIPEKEYEESMNKARALLNAVSQAEDTSPKAEENHAATD, encoded by the coding sequence ATGTATTACCCGACACTGGAAGAAGTAAAGAGCTTTGAACCGCAAAACGGTAACCTGGTACCTGTCTGCCGCGAAATCGTGGCTGACCTTGAAACGCCGGTATCCGCTTTCCTGAAGATTAACCGGGGCGGTTATTCCTTCCTGCTGGAGAGTGTAGAGGGAGGTGAGCGGGTGGCACGCTACAGCTTCATCGGCACTGACCCCTACCGCGTGCTCACCACGAGAGGGGAAGATGGCACCGACCCCCTTCTCTCCCTGGCCGGGGAACTGGAGAAGTATAAGGTAGTACCGGTTAACGGTCTGCCCAGGTTCTGTGGCGGGGCAGTGGGTTATCTATCATATGAAACGGTGACCCGGTTTGAGGAGCTTCCCTCCCCCACCGCCGACCCGCTGGGGCTACCGGAATCACTCTTCATGCTGGTGGATACTATGCTAGCCTTTGACCATGCCACCCACAAGATAAAGGTTATCAGCTATGTCTTTCTTGACAGCCCGGATATAGAGACAGCCTACCGGCAGGCAGTAGAGAAGATTGACAGCCTGGTAGACAGGCTCAAGACACCCCTCCTGCCGGGGCAGGCAGAGCTCAAACCCGTCGCCAGGGGCAAAGGCCTATCCTCTAACATGTCACGGGGAGACTTTGAAGATAAGGTACGCCTTATCAAAGAATACATCACCGCCGGTGAAGCTATCCAGGTGGTACTTTCCCAGCGGCTGAAACAACCGACCCGTGCTAATCCCTTTGATATCTACCGTGCGCTGCGCACTATCAACCCCTCCCCCTACATGTTCTTCCTTGATTTCAAAGATTTTCATATCATAGGGGCGTCACCGGAGATACTGGTGCGAGTGGAAGACGGAGCAGTGATGACCCGTCCCCTGGCCGGTACCCGCCCGCGGGGTAAAGACCCCGCAGAAGACGACCGCCTGGATAAGGAGCTCCGCAGCGACGAGAAAGAACGTGCCGAGCACATTATGCTGGTGGATTTGGGGCGTAACGATATCGGGCGTGTGAGCCAGCCGGGCACGGTTGAGGTCAGCGACCTGATGGATGTAGAGCGCTACTCCCACGTTATGCACCTGGTCTCACACGTTCAGGGCCAACTGCGGGGCGACATGACCCCCCTTGACGCCCTGCGCGCCTGCTTCCCCGCCGGCACGGTATCCGGCGCCCCCAAGATACGCGCCATGGAGATTATTGCCGAGCTGGAAACTGAAAAGAGAGGTCCTTACGCCGGGGCAGTGGGATACCTTTCATTTTCAGGCAATATGGATATGGCTATCGCTATCAGGACGATGGTGGTCAACCGGGGCATCGCCTACACCCAGGCAGGCTGTGGAGTGGTCTATGACAGCATCCCCGAAAAGGAGTATGAAGAGTCCATGAACAAAGCCAGGGCGCTGCTCAATGCCGTCAGTCAGGCGGAGGATACCAGTCCGAAAGCCGAGGAGAACCATGCTGCTACTGATTGA